The Triticum dicoccoides isolate Atlit2015 ecotype Zavitan chromosome 6A, WEW_v2.0, whole genome shotgun sequence genome has a window encoding:
- the LOC119316315 gene encoding putative glucose-6-phosphate 1-epimerase isoform X1 — MAGRASSVERVKERSTGLDKFVLREARGSSAEVYLYGGQVTSWKNNSGEQQLFLSKKASFKPPKAIRGGIQICFPQLGNHGVLEQHGFARNRLWSVDESPPLPDTTSDCHIDLILKQSEEDMKTWPHSYELRLQVALSPRGDLILTSRIKNKNADGKPFQFTFAFHTYFSVSDISEVRVEGLDTLDYHDNLQSKIRCTEQGDAVVFESEVDRIYLSAPPKIVTIDHEKKRTFVLRKKELPDVVVWNPWDRKAKAMPDFGAEEYKCMLCVGAARIEKPITLRPGEEWQGRQEISPVPSSYSSGLLDPEMIQQMQRI; from the exons ATGGCCGGGAGAGCCTCTTCCGTGGAGCGCGTGAAGGAGCGTTCCACCGGCCTCGACAAGTTCGTCCTCCGCGAGGCCCGCGGCAGCTCCGCCGAG GTATACTTGTATGGAGGCCAAGTAACCTCTTGGAAAAATAACTCTGGAGAACAACAGCTATTTCTCAGTAAGAAG GCTTCTTTCAAACCACCAAAAGCGATTCGTGGGGGCATACAAATTTGTTTTCCTCAA TTAGGGAACCACGGAGTTCTTGAACAGCATGGATTCGCGAGGAACCGACTTTGGAGTGTTGATGAGAGTCCTCCTCTTCCAGATACCACTTCTGATTGTCATATTGACTTGATACTCAAGCAGTCTGAAGAAGATATGAAGACCTGGCCACACAG TTATGAACTTCGTTTGCAAGTTGCTCTTAGTCCGAGGGGAGATCTGATCCTCACATCTCGAATAAAAAATAAGAATGCTGATGGCAAGCCATTCCAATTTACTTTTGCATTCCATACATACTTTTCAGTCTCTGATATCAG CGAAGTACGGGTTGAGGGTTTGGATACCTTGGACTATCATGATAATCTGCAATCTAAGATTCGTTGTACTGAACAAGGCGATGCAGTTGTATTCGAATCTGAA GTGGACAGGATATATCTAAGTGCCCCACCCAAGATTGTGACAATTGACCATGAGAAAAAAAGGACATTCGTATTAAGGAAAAAGGAACTTCCTGATGTTG TTGTTTGGAACCCATGGGACAGGAAAGCAAAAGCAATGCCAGATTTTGGTGCCGAGGAGTACAAGTGCATGCTATGTGTAGGGGCTGCACGTATTGAGAAGCCAATTACTTTAAGGCCTGGTGAAGAGTGGCAAGGAAGGCAGGAGATTTCCCCTGTGCCATCCAGTTACAGCAGTGGACTGTTGGATCCTGAAATGATTCAACAGATGCAACGTATCTAG
- the LOC119316315 gene encoding putative glucose-6-phosphate 1-epimerase isoform X2 → MAGRASSVERVKERSTGLDKFVLREARGSSAEVYLYGGQVTSWKNNSGEQQLFLSKKASFKPPKAIRGGIQICFPQLGNHGVLEQHGFARNRLWSVDESPPLPDTTSDCHIDLILKQSEEDMKTWPHSYELRLQVALSPRGDLILTSRIKNKNADGKPFQFTFAFHTYFSVSDISEVRVEGLDTLDYHDNLQSKIRCTEQGDAVVFESEVDRIYLSAPPKIVTIDHEKKRTFVLRKKELPDVVPIRSPEFDSA, encoded by the exons ATGGCCGGGAGAGCCTCTTCCGTGGAGCGCGTGAAGGAGCGTTCCACCGGCCTCGACAAGTTCGTCCTCCGCGAGGCCCGCGGCAGCTCCGCCGAG GTATACTTGTATGGAGGCCAAGTAACCTCTTGGAAAAATAACTCTGGAGAACAACAGCTATTTCTCAGTAAGAAG GCTTCTTTCAAACCACCAAAAGCGATTCGTGGGGGCATACAAATTTGTTTTCCTCAA TTAGGGAACCACGGAGTTCTTGAACAGCATGGATTCGCGAGGAACCGACTTTGGAGTGTTGATGAGAGTCCTCCTCTTCCAGATACCACTTCTGATTGTCATATTGACTTGATACTCAAGCAGTCTGAAGAAGATATGAAGACCTGGCCACACAG TTATGAACTTCGTTTGCAAGTTGCTCTTAGTCCGAGGGGAGATCTGATCCTCACATCTCGAATAAAAAATAAGAATGCTGATGGCAAGCCATTCCAATTTACTTTTGCATTCCATACATACTTTTCAGTCTCTGATATCAG CGAAGTACGGGTTGAGGGTTTGGATACCTTGGACTATCATGATAATCTGCAATCTAAGATTCGTTGTACTGAACAAGGCGATGCAGTTGTATTCGAATCTGAA GTGGACAGGATATATCTAAGTGCCCCACCCAAGATTGTGACAATTGACCATGAGAAAAAAAGGACATTCGTATTAAGGAAAAAGGAACTTCCTGATGTTG TGCCAATCCGCTCACCAGAGTTCGACTCTGCATGA
- the LOC119318946 gene encoding uncharacterized protein LOC119318946: MAWWCERVVAPVRRAWLAVARRARNRRSTGVVDLHRDVQTCGYDDVQVMWNMLSSEKHALGHRPAAPEKPPRRRALFWRASFWNVGKCVAR; the protein is encoded by the exons ATGGCGTGGTGGTGCGAGAGGGTCGTCGCGCCGGTGCGGCGGGCCTGGCTCGCCGTGGCGCGGCGGGCGCGGAACCGCA GGAGCACAGGGGTGGTGGACCTGCACAGGGACGTGCAAACCTGCGGATACGACGATGTTCAGGTGATGTGGAACATGCTGAGCTCGGAGAAACATGCCCTCGGCCACAGGCCGGCGGCGCCTGAGAAGCCGCCGCGACGGCGGGCCTTGTTCTGGAGGGCGTCGTTCTGGAACGTCGGAAAATGCGTGGCGCGGTGA